A genome region from Clostridia bacterium includes the following:
- a CDS encoding acyl-CoA thioesterase has protein sequence MFAHRLRVRWADTDASGRIHNSVAFRYFEEAEAELFRHLGLRLEPMRASRYDFPRVHVECDYLQPLGFDDELAIQVRVGRLGTTSFTLEYEALLVGEGPHRADLTGGAPTPLPVPALRGRVVIVTVERATGRPAPIPPELRAALEAYRMEAPGSVSPPAEPPGPSPAIAPPPQP, from the coding sequence ATGTTCGCCCACCGGCTCCGCGTTCGCTGGGCCGACACGGACGCTTCCGGACGCATCCACAACTCCGTCGCCTTCCGCTACTTCGAGGAGGCCGAAGCCGAGCTCTTCCGCCACCTGGGCCTGCGGCTGGAACCCATGCGCGCGTCCCGCTACGACTTCCCGCGCGTCCACGTCGAGTGCGACTACCTTCAGCCGCTCGGCTTCGACGACGAACTCGCCATCCAGGTGCGGGTCGGCCGGCTGGGCACGACGTCCTTCACGCTGGAATACGAAGCGCTGCTCGTCGGGGAAGGCCCACACCGGGCCGACCTGACCGGCGGCGCTCCGACGCCGCTGCCCGTCCCCGCCCTGCGCGGTCGGGTGGTCATCGTCACGGTCGAGCGCGCCACCGGGCGACCGGCGCCCATCCCCCCGGAACTGCGCGCGGCGCTGGAGGCGTACCGGATGGAGGCGCCTGGATCCGTCTCTCCACCGGCGGAGCCGCCGGGGCCATCACCGGCGATCGCACCGCCGCCACAGCCTTGA